The Tenrec ecaudatus isolate mTenEca1 chromosome 8, mTenEca1.hap1, whole genome shotgun sequence DNA window TTTAGTAGCTCGTGGAGCATTGTAAGTAATTCATAAACTTTAAGTATTTACAAGGTAAATGTGTTTAAGATGAACATGTAGCTCATAGATCCATTTCTCTAGTGTGGTTTCTTTGTGTTTCTAGGTATGCAACGAAAGGAAGTCTGAACAAAGCCATAGAAGACTTTGAACTTGCACTGGAGAACTGCCCAACGCACAGGAATGCAAGGAAATATCTCTGCCAGACACTTGTAGAAAGAGGGGGACAGTAAGTGTCAGCCAGCTTTAATAATATATTTCTCAAAGTAACAGGCAGACTTTACTTGGTAAATTAAActactgtttggttttaagaggCCTTTGCAGGCTCTTTTTGTTTAAGGTTTAATTCTTGATGTCCCCTTTTTTCCAAATAGATGAGTAAAAAGCACAATGCAGGTATTCTTTAGTGGAGGATGGGCAGGGACTTCTAAATATTTTTTCCTTAATGTGTTTTCTCATAAGTATCTGGGGGACTTTTTGTTTAAAAGTTTATCTTCCTTCCAAATAATAggttagaagaagaagaaaagttttTAAATGCTGAAAGTTACTATAAGAAAGCCTTGGCTCTGGATGAGACTTTTAAAGACGCTGAGGATGCTTTGCAGAAACTTCATAAATATATGCAGGTGATTCTTTATTTGCTCTTAGAAAGTTAATGAGAATTGAAATTAATCCCAAAACTTAACTTTTCTAGAGTAAACTCGTAGACTACCTAATGATGCACCATAAAAACGCTCTTCAGTTGAGATACATCTTTTACTAATTGGATTTGAAATTGACTTCATATGTATAATGCTCCTTCATGATTATTTGTTAgtaaaaagttttgtttttttttagaaaaaaggCTATGAGAAAATGTTGATGCTTaagtttggtttgtggttttgaCATCTCCATTGTAGTAAACTTTCCTGTTGAGTAACAGTTGTCAGTGTCGCTAATGTAACTGAGCTATTTTTGAGAAGTATGTTAAATTGTCTTTTCCTGTAATACTGATGATGATGTTTTCTCATGCATTTTCTTCTGAATTGGACCATTGCTGCTGTGTCTGTGACATCTGGTGCTGCTCATCCCCATCCACAAACTGGAAAATGGTTTCTTATGTAATCATGCATCCAACTGGGCTGtgctattttttaaatggtttgtATATGAACATGGTGATTCTCCCTCAATCCGCCTTAATGGAATTTCTTTAACTTGTAAAATTGGTAtcctatttaaaattttatttacttatttttaataattctggggctattttaatattttcttatttcttgcccTCTGGGTCGTGGGTACCAATGCAAtggtttcctctttttttcatggaatgccaactgcaatatggtcctcaataCTGTTCTGGCCATTCCAATGATTAATGCCAAACATCTGTATGATTAATGCCAACCATTTGAATGATTAATTTTTCACATGTTAAAAACATTTGTTTAATACTGGATATATGGTGATTGGGGGTATACTAAACCTGGTTGCTGGTGGGGACTGGTTTGTTGAATACTGGGTGTTATGTCATCTATTTTTAACGTGTGGTTTTTTCTGATATCTGGGTTCTAAAAGAAATCTTTGGAATTAAGAGAAAAACAAgctgaaaaggaagaaaaacagaaaacaaagaaaatagaaacaaGTGCAGAAAAATTGCGTAAGCTCTTAAAAGAGGAAAAAAGGTAAACTGTAATatcctgtgtgtttttttaaCCTAAAGCCACTGCTGAGTTGAACCAAAGTGCCATGTGAACGCAAAGtaagtaaaaattaaaaatcagagtATTTCAAGTGTTCATGGGTGTTAAGAATTCTTAGCAAGTGAATTGTAAAGATAGTGAAAATATAAGGCTAGAATTTGGCCCCCTACATTTAACCTTagcattaaaatatatagtgagTTATTTTGTCACCTTTTTAGGTAGACAGCTTTAGAATTAGAGCACTGTTTCTCAGCTGAGCGTGACTTTGCCCTCCAGGGTTCCTGTTTGGCTGTGGGAGACATTGTAGGCTTTGTAACTGGTAGCTAGTTACTGGCCTCTAGTGGTAGAGGGGACAGGGATACTGCGGAACATCCTGCCGTGCACTGGACACTGTTCCTCACAGCTTAGAACTATTGAGCACAAGAGAGTCAAGGCTGAGATGGAGAAACCATGAGCTCTATAATATAGCGAACCAGGTGCTGTATTTCAGTTCTCTTTTGTATGTGTTGGGATTTTTTTATTATGAGAATGATGGATTAGCTACCTTGACACTGTCTACAGAAGATTTTTTTCCCTGAGAAGTCATGACTAATGGTAAAATTAATTTTGTATTAtgagttattattttatcatctgTCCATATTAAGGTTTTAAGAAATCTTTAAAGGGAACAAAAAGTACCAAAACCTTTATCAGTAATATAGAAACCTTTTGTACTTATCTGATGAGTGGACTACATTCTTTTaggttaaagaagaaaaaaagaaaatcaacttCCTCCTCCTCGAGTGTTTCTTCTACTGATGAATcagcttcttcttcttcatcatcttCCTCTTCCAGTCACAGAAGGCATAAGAAACACAAGAAGAGCCGTTCAGAATCTTCTCGGAGTTCCAGAAGGCACTGCTCTAAGGCATCCTCAAGGCAGGTAGACGATGACAGGAGCGAGGAGTACTACCCTCTTCCAGTCAATACTTCAGCATCCTTCCTTAACCAAAAACAAGAAGTGGAAAAGTTCTTAGAAAAGCAAGATAGATTACCCTATCCAAAGACACAGGTAAAAGAGAAAGATAGATATTCTCTCTCTTCATCTTCAGCTGAAATTCCGGATGATTTTGGAGGTAGGTCTGAAGATTCAAGAGATTCTTATAATAGCTATAAAACTCAGGCAGGTAGTAGCAAAACAGAAAAGCCATATAAATCAGAAAGACATTTTACCAATAGAAGAGATTCCTCAGAATCCTTCTTTAGGAGTTCAGAGGACAAGATACGAAATTACGGTAACAGGAGATTTGACAGGGATGTAGAGGGAAGAAAAGAGCATTCTAGAAGATGGGAGCCAGGTTCAGGGAGATACCCCACTTCACCAGCAAGCTCAGAATACTCTTGGAAGTCActtgaaaaatataaaaaatgtgCTTATTCTGGATCACGTGATTTCCTTAAACCTGAGCAGAGGTACCAATTAAATGCAAATCAGGGAGAGTATGAAAGAGAGGACGATGACGGGGAAGATGTTAAAACAGAGGCTTTGGGAGAAGATAGACCAACAAGCAAAGAGCAACCAGAAAGAGTGAAAAAGAATTTACCCCAGAATTTACTCAATATATTTAATCAGATAGCTGAGtttgagaaagaaaaaggaaataagccaaaaaataaataaatatgccaAGGAAATCACCATCATCACACTAAAGACTTAAAGTTTAGTTACAGCAGTTTCCTGCAGAAGTCTTTGTTCCTAAACTTATTTGCGACGAATGTGAATAGCAAAAAGATTTTTTTGCTTTTTCCCAAATTATATTTGTTTGAGTTCTAGGTCTGTTTTTCACAGCTTGATGTTAAGTTTTTCATGGATGTTTATGTACAGTATTTCCAACTCTGATGACTTGTTCACCAAACAGTTATATGAAAGTATTGTTCCTTCATTGTATAATGGCTCATGAGAATTCTTGGATCCACCTTATTCTTGCTGATCAGAGAATAAATTTGTGTTGAACGCTTGAATTGtttccatcaattcttctgtTAAAAACCCTCAGCTGTAGAGTTATAtttgaatatttcttttttttaaaccttttattagggactcatataactcttatcacaatccatacatatacatacatcaattgtataaagcacatccgtacattctttgccctaatcattttcaaagcatttgctctccacttaagccctttgcatcaagtcctctttttttcccctccctcatgagcccttgataatttataaattgttattgtcatatcttgccctatccggcgtctcccttcacccccttctctgttgtccgtcccccagggaggtcacatgtagatccttgtaatcgattccctctttccaacccactcatcctctaccctcccaatatcacccctcac harbors:
- the TTC14 gene encoding tetratricopeptide repeat protein 14 isoform X1, yielding MDRDLLRQSLSCHGPSLLSLLRSEQQDNPHFRSLLGSAAEPARGPALQQLPGRKEKRIDNIEIQKFISKKADLLFALSWKSDAQAVSEVNEDHEEHYAVMPPLEQFMEIPSMDRRELFFRDVERGDIVIGRISSIREFGFFMVLICLGSGIMRDISHLEITALCPLRDVPPHSNHGDPLSYYQTGDIIRAGIKDIDRYHEKLAVSLYSSSLPPHLASIKLGVITSEELPLYYRKSVELDSNSLESYENIMQSSLGFVNPGVVEYLLGKLGIDESNPPSLMRGLQSKNFSEDDYASALRKKQSASWALKCVKIGVDYFKVGRHVDAMNEYNKALEIDKQNVEALVARGALYATKGSLNKAIEDFELALENCPTHRNARKYLCQTLVERGGQLEEEEKFLNAESYYKKALALDETFKDAEDALQKLHKYMQKSLELREKQAEKEEKQKTKKIETSAEKLRKLLKEEKRLKKKKRKSTSSSSSVSSTDESASSSSSSSSSSHRRHKKHKKSRSESSRSSRRHCSKASSRQVDDDRSEEYYPLPVNTSASFLNQKQEVEKFLEKQDRLPYPKTQVKEKDRYSLSSSSAEIPDDFGGRSEDSRDSYNSYKTQAGSSKTEKPYKSERHFTNRRDSSESFFRSSEDKIRNYGNRRFDRDVEGRKEHSRRWEPGSGRYPTSPASSEYSWKSLEKYKKCAYSGSRDFLKPEQRYQLNANQGEYEREDDDGEDVKTEALGEDRPTSKEQPERVKKNLPQNLLNIFNQIAEFEKEKGNKPKNK